The following proteins come from a genomic window of Thermoleophilia bacterium:
- a CDS encoding molybdopterin-binding protein translates to MAGTISAQGASDERTHAPLIEIVSAGNEVLIGDVLDTNTNWLCVEITRRGGFVRRTTMLRDDVEAIAAEVRSALARRPAILFTVGGLGPTSDDRTLEGVALGLGVELRLNPVAERLVAAKYAEFHALGHVPFPDMNESRRKMARLPAGAEPLRNPIGGAPGVLYRQDDTAIVSLPGVPGELRAIFADSFDHLFGDRFGAAHYEERALVVATQDESAIAADLARAEVEFPEVYIKSRARQFGSARVIRVTLSARGRDATAVAALLTPAAERLQAQITAAGFAISPDEDGVETS, encoded by the coding sequence ATGGCGGGAACCATCTCAGCTCAGGGGGCATCCGACGAGCGCACGCATGCGCCGCTCATCGAGATAGTCTCCGCCGGCAACGAAGTCCTCATCGGCGACGTTCTCGACACCAACACCAACTGGTTGTGTGTGGAGATCACTCGCCGAGGCGGCTTCGTGCGCCGCACGACGATGCTCCGCGACGACGTAGAGGCCATCGCGGCTGAAGTTCGCTCGGCGCTGGCGCGCCGGCCCGCGATCTTGTTCACCGTCGGTGGGCTCGGGCCCACCAGCGACGACCGCACGCTGGAGGGTGTGGCGCTCGGCCTCGGCGTCGAGCTTCGCCTCAACCCTGTGGCCGAGCGCCTCGTCGCAGCCAAGTACGCCGAGTTCCACGCCCTGGGCCACGTGCCCTTTCCCGACATGAACGAGAGCCGACGCAAGATGGCGCGCCTGCCGGCCGGAGCCGAACCCCTGCGCAATCCCATCGGGGGCGCCCCCGGGGTCCTCTACCGGCAGGACGACACGGCCATCGTCTCGCTCCCCGGCGTCCCCGGAGAGTTGCGCGCGATCTTCGCCGATTCCTTCGATCACCTCTTCGGTGATCGTTTCGGCGCCGCGCACTACGAAGAGCGCGCGCTCGTCGTCGCAACACAAGACGAGTCCGCCATCGCCGCCGACCTGGCGCGCGCAGAGGTCGAGTTCCCGGAGGTCTACATCAAGTCGCGGGCGCGTCAGTTCGGCAGCGCTCGCGTGATACGCGTCACGCTCTCGGCGCGTGGCCGTGACGCGACTGCGGTCGCGGCGCTCCTCACGCCCGCCGCCGAGCGCTTGCAGGCGCAGATCACAGCCGCGGGCTTCGCCATCTCCCCCGACGAAGATGGAGTCGAGACGTCTTAA
- the accC gene encoding acetyl-CoA carboxylase biotin carboxylase subunit: MFSKVLIANRGEIAIRVIRACRELGVKTVAVYSEADESCLHVRYADESVCLGPPAASQSYLVMPALIQAALQTGAEAIHPGYGFLAERAAFSALCREHDIKFIGPSPESIDLMGDKASARATMMAAGVPVTPGSPGVIEDAASAEEIARQIGLPVMVKASAGGGGKGIRIVKESSELAAAVRQAQAEAEAAFGNGAVYIEKYIGAPRHIEIQVIADGRGHGVHLGERDCSIQRRHQKLIEEAPSPAVSPELRRQMGEAAVAAALAADYEGAGTVEFLLDSDGSFYFMEMNTRVQVEHCVTEMVTGIDIVKTGIRIAAGEDLPLRQDDITVQGHAIEFRINAEDPENQFMPSPGRVTEWVPPGGPWVRFDSHVYQGYMVPPFYDSLLGKLIVWGRDREECLARSRWALEEFIVDGVKTVIPFHRIVLDHELFVAGDVNTHFIEDQLI, from the coding sequence ATGTTCAGCAAGGTCTTGATCGCCAACCGCGGCGAGATCGCCATCCGGGTCATACGCGCCTGTCGTGAGTTGGGCGTGAAGACGGTCGCCGTGTACTCGGAGGCGGACGAGTCATGCCTGCACGTGCGTTATGCGGACGAGTCGGTCTGTCTCGGCCCGCCGGCTGCATCGCAGAGCTATCTCGTCATGCCGGCGCTCATCCAGGCGGCGCTGCAGACCGGCGCCGAGGCCATCCACCCTGGATATGGGTTTCTCGCCGAGCGCGCCGCGTTCAGCGCTCTCTGTCGCGAACACGACATCAAGTTCATCGGGCCCAGTCCGGAGTCGATCGACCTGATGGGCGACAAAGCGTCGGCACGGGCGACGATGATGGCCGCCGGTGTTCCCGTGACGCCCGGCTCGCCCGGCGTGATTGAGGACGCCGCATCCGCCGAGGAGATCGCTCGTCAGATTGGCCTGCCGGTGATGGTCAAGGCCTCTGCCGGCGGCGGCGGCAAGGGGATTCGCATTGTCAAAGAGTCCTCCGAGCTGGCCGCCGCCGTCCGCCAAGCGCAGGCGGAGGCCGAAGCGGCCTTCGGCAATGGAGCCGTCTACATCGAGAAGTACATTGGTGCTCCGCGTCACATCGAGATCCAGGTGATCGCCGATGGGCGTGGTCACGGCGTCCACCTGGGCGAACGCGACTGCAGCATTCAGCGGCGTCACCAGAAGCTCATCGAGGAGGCGCCATCGCCGGCGGTGTCGCCGGAGCTGCGCCGCCAGATGGGCGAGGCCGCGGTTGCGGCGGCGCTGGCGGCCGACTACGAGGGCGCCGGCACGGTTGAGTTTCTTCTCGACAGCGACGGCAGCTTCTACTTCATGGAGATGAACACGCGCGTTCAGGTCGAGCACTGTGTCACCGAGATGGTGACGGGCATCGATATCGTCAAGACCGGCATCCGCATCGCCGCCGGCGAGGACTTGCCGCTGCGGCAAGACGACATCACCGTCCAGGGTCACGCTATCGAGTTCCGCATCAACGCCGAGGATCCGGAGAATCAGTTCATGCCCTCGCCCGGGCGTGTCACGGAGTGGGTGCCGCCGGGAGGTCCGTGGGTGAGGTTCGACAGTCACGTGTACCAGGGGTACATGGTGCCGCCCTTCTACGACAGTCTCCTCGGTAAGCTCATCGTCTGGGGTCGCGATCGTGAGGAGTGCCTGGCGCGCTCGCGCTGGGCGCTGGAGGAGTTCATCGTCGACGGCGTGAAGACCGTCATCCCCTTCCACCGGATCGTGCTCGATCACGAGCTGTTCGTTGCCGGTGACGTCAACACGCACTTCATCGAGGACCAGCTCATCTAG
- a CDS encoding ATPase, T2SS/T4P/T4SS family: MPGQSADRVVAVISDDRELRDELASVLAEVFVVSPMPAAPEAVEALQLAPPAALVLDLDVTSADAFDLLARIGNASRLRDVPVVALSGSNDFSTFEHAHRFDIAAYVTKPLSPSELSMRLQELTSPATHPINSRLKLGAMLVASGMLTAGQVEEALRRQRDTGGRLGEVLVTEGKATEQQIVAVVARQMRIGVVDLSLTVPHASAIGLLPRDFIVRNRLIPLQINDDESLQLAMTNPLDVITIDEVSMRTNRRVVPLICTQSGFDEAVAIYFSSRGKLKDQRDEGQEVVEAPTAVDANAIEIVDALLTDATNMGASDIHLEPREDTLHIRCRIDGVLHELREFSRELQPGILSRLKIMANLNIAERRLPQDGRTSFELTSGEVVDLRLASIPSLYGENITVRILEVAPLPPTLNSLGLTGANLARFEAALARPEGGIAIVGPTGSGKSTTLYTTLELTRSPERKVYTVEDPIERKIAGIVQIEVNTVVGLTFARALRSLVRADPDVIMVGEVRDLETAKMAADAAITGHKVFTTLHTNDAPSAITRLVEMGLPRYLVAAAWDCYVAQRLTRRLCVHCRAPEEISAARWRELGLGEPPAAHLTIYNPVGCGKCFGTGYRGRIGLYEVLTIDDELRDLISADGTLLDIQRMARAKGVQSLRDDGIRKVLDGTTSYLELMRVTI; the protein is encoded by the coding sequence GTGCCGGGCCAATCAGCCGATCGCGTCGTCGCCGTCATCAGCGACGACAGAGAGCTTCGCGACGAGCTCGCGAGCGTCCTCGCCGAGGTGTTCGTCGTGTCGCCAATGCCGGCCGCGCCAGAGGCGGTCGAGGCTCTGCAACTCGCGCCGCCGGCGGCCCTCGTCCTCGACCTCGACGTCACCTCTGCCGACGCCTTCGATCTCCTCGCGCGAATCGGCAACGCCTCTCGCCTGCGCGACGTGCCGGTCGTGGCCCTCTCGGGAAGCAACGACTTCTCGACGTTCGAGCATGCGCACCGCTTCGACATCGCCGCGTACGTCACCAAGCCACTTTCGCCGAGCGAACTGAGCATGCGTCTCCAAGAGCTCACGAGTCCCGCCACGCACCCGATCAACAGCCGGCTCAAGCTCGGCGCCATGCTCGTCGCCAGCGGAATGCTGACCGCAGGTCAAGTCGAAGAGGCATTGCGTCGTCAGCGCGACACCGGCGGGCGGCTCGGCGAGGTGCTCGTCACCGAGGGCAAGGCGACCGAGCAACAGATTGTCGCCGTGGTGGCACGACAAATGCGCATCGGCGTCGTCGACCTCAGCCTCACCGTGCCGCACGCGAGCGCCATCGGTCTGCTGCCCCGTGACTTCATTGTTCGCAATCGCCTCATCCCCCTGCAGATCAACGACGACGAGAGCTTGCAGCTCGCCATGACGAATCCGCTCGACGTGATTACCATCGACGAAGTCAGCATGCGCACCAATCGTCGCGTGGTGCCCCTCATCTGCACGCAGAGCGGCTTCGACGAAGCGGTGGCGATCTACTTCAGCTCGCGCGGCAAGCTCAAGGATCAGCGCGACGAGGGCCAAGAGGTAGTCGAGGCGCCGACAGCCGTAGATGCCAACGCCATCGAGATCGTCGACGCTCTTCTCACCGACGCCACGAACATGGGTGCCTCAGACATTCACCTTGAGCCGCGCGAGGACACGCTCCACATCCGCTGCCGCATCGACGGCGTCCTCCACGAGTTGCGCGAGTTCTCCAGAGAACTGCAGCCAGGCATATTGAGTCGGCTGAAGATCATGGCCAACCTCAACATCGCAGAACGCCGCCTACCCCAGGACGGCCGCACCAGCTTCGAGCTCACGAGTGGCGAGGTTGTAGATCTTCGCCTCGCCTCGATCCCGAGTCTCTACGGCGAGAACATCACCGTGCGCATCCTCGAAGTTGCGCCTCTTCCGCCAACGCTCAACTCTCTGGGTCTCACAGGAGCCAACCTCGCACGATTCGAGGCAGCGTTGGCGAGGCCGGAGGGAGGTATCGCCATCGTCGGCCCCACCGGTTCGGGCAAGTCCACGACGCTCTACACGACCCTGGAGCTCACGCGCTCGCCGGAGCGCAAGGTGTACACGGTCGAAGATCCCATCGAGCGCAAGATCGCCGGCATCGTGCAGATCGAAGTAAACACCGTCGTCGGACTCACCTTTGCTCGCGCCCTGCGATCCCTCGTGCGCGCCGATCCAGATGTCATCATGGTTGGTGAAGTCAGAGACCTCGAGACCGCGAAGATGGCCGCCGACGCCGCCATCACCGGCCACAAGGTCTTCACGACGCTGCACACCAACGATGCGCCGTCGGCGATCACGCGACTCGTCGAGATGGGCCTGCCGCGATACCTGGTCGCCGCCGCCTGGGATTGCTATGTAGCGCAGCGTCTCACGCGGCGACTCTGCGTGCACTGTCGCGCCCCGGAGGAGATCTCCGCCGCGCGCTGGCGCGAACTCGGCCTCGGCGAACCACCGGCCGCGCATCTCACGATCTACAACCCTGTCGGCTGCGGCAAGTGCTTCGGGACCGGCTACCGTGGGCGAATTGGCCTTTACGAGGTCTTGACTATCGACGACGAGCTTCGCGATCTCATCTCGGCCGACGGCACACTGCTCGACATCCAGCGCATGGCGCGCGCCAAAGGGGTTCAGTCCCTGCGCGACGACGGCATCCGCAAAGTGCTCGACGGTACCACCAGCTACTTGGAGCTCATGCGCGTCACCATCTAG
- a CDS encoding heavy metal translocating P-type ATPase, whose translation MNEMHATLTRTEFSVTGMTCASCVARVERALQRVEGVESASVNLATEKATVEFDGRVASLDQLVSAVEAAGYGVVTARDSLPILGMTCASCVARVERALRKHPAVLNAEVNLATETATVTYLAGLADRAALSAIVAESGYEVATVADEAGSADDASSSGTATDAVETARQKAFQRLKLRVVVGFILSAVIFAGTMQPHWFPFLPEWLHNGYLLWALATPVQFWVGGQFYRTAWSALRHGTTTMNTLVAMGSSAAYLYSVAGVLAADFFTRQGLATPIYFDTSALIITLILFGKLLEARAKGQTGAAIRTLIGLQPRTARVVRDELELDIPIAEVVVGDLVVVRPGERIPVDGVVQSGTSAVDESMLTGEPMPVFKQAGSDVVGATLNTTGSFTFRAARVGADTALARIVRLVEQAQGSKPPIARLADVVASYFVPAVIAIATLTFVAWLVLGPAPALNYALLNFVAVLVIACPCALGLATPTAIMVGTGKGAEHGVLIRDGAALETAHKLTTVVLDKTGTITEGQPRLVNLLMAADTPLSDDDLLRLMAAAERGSEHPIAAALLAAAKERSLVIPAATEFQALAGHGIRAVIEGHVVVVGNERLTGAADDELALRAAELADMGHSIVLANVDGRVAGAATAADTIKPSSPAAIARLRNMGLDVVMLTGDDTRTAHAIAAEVGVEHVRAQVLPEQKAAEVAALQANGKRVAMVGDGINDAPALAQADVGMAIGTGTDVAIETADVTLMSGDLNGVANAIALSRATIRIVKQNLFWAFAYNVALIPLAAGVFYPVFGVLLNPIYAAIAMGLSSVSVVSNSLRLRFFRAT comes from the coding sequence ATGAACGAGATGCATGCGACACTCACACGTACCGAGTTCTCCGTCACCGGAATGACCTGCGCGAGTTGCGTAGCCCGCGTTGAGCGCGCCCTCCAACGTGTGGAAGGCGTCGAATCGGCGAGCGTGAATCTGGCGACCGAGAAAGCGACGGTCGAGTTCGACGGCCGTGTCGCCTCCCTGGATCAACTCGTAAGCGCGGTCGAGGCGGCCGGGTATGGAGTAGTCACCGCCCGCGACAGCCTGCCTATTCTGGGCATGACCTGCGCGAGTTGCGTAGCCCGCGTCGAGCGCGCACTCCGCAAGCACCCCGCTGTCCTCAACGCGGAGGTAAACCTCGCGACGGAGACAGCGACCGTTACCTACCTGGCGGGACTAGCCGATCGCGCCGCACTCAGTGCGATCGTCGCCGAGAGCGGGTACGAAGTGGCGACCGTCGCAGACGAGGCCGGCAGCGCGGACGACGCTTCGTCCTCCGGAACCGCCACCGATGCCGTGGAGACAGCACGCCAGAAGGCGTTCCAGCGCCTCAAGCTGAGAGTCGTCGTCGGCTTCATTCTCAGCGCCGTCATCTTCGCCGGCACGATGCAGCCTCATTGGTTCCCCTTCCTGCCCGAGTGGCTGCACAACGGCTACCTCCTCTGGGCTCTCGCCACACCAGTCCAGTTCTGGGTCGGCGGGCAGTTCTACCGCACCGCATGGTCGGCCCTGCGCCATGGCACGACGACGATGAACACTCTCGTCGCCATGGGCTCCTCGGCGGCCTACCTTTACAGCGTCGCCGGCGTGCTGGCGGCCGACTTCTTCACCCGACAGGGACTCGCCACGCCGATCTACTTCGACACATCGGCGCTGATCATCACCCTCATTCTCTTCGGCAAGCTCCTCGAGGCGCGCGCAAAAGGACAGACCGGAGCCGCGATCCGCACCCTCATCGGCCTGCAACCACGCACCGCTCGCGTCGTGCGCGACGAGTTGGAGCTCGACATCCCGATCGCCGAGGTTGTCGTCGGTGACCTCGTGGTCGTGCGTCCGGGCGAACGGATTCCAGTCGACGGCGTCGTCCAGTCAGGCACCTCCGCCGTCGACGAATCGATGCTCACCGGCGAGCCCATGCCGGTCTTCAAACAGGCCGGCTCCGACGTCGTCGGCGCGACGCTAAACACCACCGGCTCATTCACCTTCCGCGCCGCCCGAGTCGGCGCCGATACCGCGCTCGCCCGCATCGTCAGACTCGTCGAGCAAGCGCAAGGATCCAAGCCGCCGATCGCACGTCTTGCCGATGTCGTCGCCTCGTATTTCGTGCCTGCCGTCATCGCCATCGCCACCCTCACATTCGTGGCCTGGCTCGTGCTCGGGCCGGCGCCGGCGCTCAACTACGCCCTGCTCAACTTCGTCGCCGTGCTCGTGATTGCGTGCCCCTGCGCGTTGGGGCTGGCGACGCCCACCGCCATCATGGTCGGAACCGGCAAGGGCGCAGAGCACGGGGTGTTGATCCGCGACGGCGCCGCGCTGGAGACGGCGCATAAGCTCACGACCGTCGTGCTCGACAAGACCGGGACGATCACCGAAGGACAACCACGGCTCGTCAATCTCCTCATGGCCGCCGACACACCACTCTCCGACGACGACCTCCTCCGCCTCATGGCCGCGGCGGAACGCGGCAGCGAGCACCCTATCGCCGCTGCCCTGCTCGCCGCCGCCAAAGAGCGATCCCTCGTCATCCCTGCGGCGACCGAGTTTCAGGCCCTCGCGGGGCACGGCATCCGCGCCGTCATCGAGGGCCACGTGGTCGTGGTCGGCAACGAGCGCTTGACCGGCGCCGCCGATGATGAGCTGGCGCTGCGCGCGGCGGAGCTCGCCGACATGGGCCACTCGATCGTGCTCGCCAACGTCGACGGGCGTGTGGCCGGTGCCGCGACGGCAGCCGATACCATCAAACCGAGCTCACCAGCAGCCATCGCTCGACTCCGGAACATGGGTCTCGACGTCGTGATGCTCACCGGCGATGACACGCGCACGGCACACGCCATCGCCGCGGAAGTCGGCGTCGAGCACGTGCGAGCTCAAGTCCTGCCGGAGCAGAAGGCCGCCGAAGTCGCCGCCTTGCAGGCGAACGGCAAGCGCGTGGCCATGGTCGGCGACGGCATCAACGATGCCCCGGCGCTGGCACAAGCCGATGTCGGCATGGCCATCGGTACAGGCACCGACGTCGCCATTGAGACCGCCGACGTGACGCTCATGTCCGGCGATCTCAACGGCGTCGCCAACGCCATCGCGCTGTCACGCGCAACCATCCGCATCGTCAAACAGAACCTCTTCTGGGCGTTCGCCTACAACGTCGCCCTCATTCCCCTGGCGGCAGGCGTCTTCTACCCAGTGTTCGGCGTGCTCCTCAATCCAATCTACGCGGCCATCGCCATGGGACTCTCGAGCGTCTCGGTCGTCTCGAACAGCCTGCGACTGCGCTTCTTCCGCGCCACATAG
- a CDS encoding Fur family transcriptional regulator — protein sequence MPPSAEQLAEVLAARGLRLTRQRRAVLSAVAAAESTMSPVQVFDAARAFCPELGLTTVYRTLDTLSEAGALRRIHGTEHCDGFVPAGPKHGHTVVCSACGLASEFTDCDLSGIAIAASRQTGYVITDHFLQLTGLCARCAAARQSATEE from the coding sequence GTGCCCCCAAGTGCCGAACAATTGGCCGAAGTCCTCGCCGCGCGCGGACTCCGTCTCACCCGCCAGCGGCGAGCGGTGCTGTCCGCCGTCGCGGCGGCCGAGTCGACGATGAGCCCGGTGCAGGTTTTCGATGCGGCACGCGCCTTCTGCCCCGAGCTCGGACTCACGACCGTGTACCGCACCCTCGACACTCTGAGCGAAGCGGGCGCCCTGCGCCGCATTCACGGAACCGAACACTGCGACGGCTTCGTCCCCGCTGGCCCCAAGCATGGCCATACCGTGGTATGCAGCGCCTGTGGCCTGGCCAGCGAGTTCACCGACTGCGACCTCAGCGGCATTGCCATCGCGGCCTCGCGCCAAACCGGGTACGTCATCACCGATCACTTTCTCCAGCTCACCGGCTTGTGCGCTCGCTGCGCCGCGGCTCGCCAATCCGCCACCGAGGAGTAG
- a CDS encoding zinc ABC transporter substrate-binding protein: protein MRLRTLTALLAAALVILVSTSSCGNTSTPTGDASLTVVASLSFIADMAQNVAGDRVHVTSLVPLDTDPHAFEPSPSDLQEVAAADIVILNGGGLEGQLEKALQSAGGDATIVYASQGLASRTPQPGEPELDEDGVDPHFWLDPQLGIKYVENIAAALSAVDPEGADTYAANAQAYIKQLEAVDEEIRARVATIPEEQRKLIMNHASHGYYADAYGFTVVGTVIPSVSTGESPSAQQLTALTEAIKKNHVRAIFVELGEDPTLARQIAAETGIEVVDDLLDHSLTEPGGVAPTYIDLLRYDTERIVGALQ, encoded by the coding sequence ATGCGTCTCCGCACCCTCACTGCTCTACTTGCCGCAGCTCTTGTCATTCTCGTGTCGACAAGTTCTTGCGGCAATACGAGCACGCCCACCGGCGATGCGAGCTTGACGGTCGTCGCCTCGCTGAGCTTCATCGCCGACATGGCCCAGAACGTCGCCGGCGATCGCGTGCACGTCACGTCACTCGTGCCGCTCGACACCGACCCCCACGCCTTCGAACCGTCGCCCTCTGATCTCCAGGAAGTCGCCGCCGCCGACATCGTGATCCTCAACGGCGGCGGCCTCGAGGGTCAGCTCGAGAAGGCTCTGCAATCCGCCGGCGGCGATGCAACCATCGTCTACGCGTCACAAGGCCTCGCGAGCCGCACACCGCAGCCAGGCGAGCCGGAACTGGATGAGGATGGTGTCGATCCGCACTTCTGGCTCGACCCTCAGCTCGGCATCAAGTACGTCGAGAATATCGCCGCCGCTTTGAGCGCCGTCGACCCGGAGGGAGCCGACACCTACGCAGCCAACGCGCAGGCATACATCAAGCAGCTCGAAGCCGTCGACGAGGAGATCCGCGCGCGGGTCGCAACCATCCCCGAAGAGCAGCGCAAGCTGATCATGAATCATGCCAGTCATGGCTACTACGCCGACGCCTACGGCTTCACCGTCGTTGGGACCGTCATCCCCAGCGTAAGCACCGGCGAGAGCCCTTCGGCGCAGCAACTCACCGCGCTCACAGAGGCCATCAAGAAGAACCACGTGCGCGCAATCTTCGTCGAGCTCGGCGAAGATCCCACCCTCGCCCGCCAAATCGCCGCCGAGACGGGCATAGAAGTCGTCGACGACCTCCTCGACCACAGCCTCACTGAGCCCGGCGGCGTGGCACCAACGTATATCGATCTCCTACGCTACGATACCGAGCGCATCGTCGGAGCCCTGCAGTGA